Proteins encoded by one window of Limimonas halophila:
- a CDS encoding patatin-like phospholipase family protein — MSGDPIRVNLALQGGGAHGAFTWGVLDRLLEEPDIVIDGVSGTSAGAMNAAVLADGMARGGNQGARERLAQFWDTVIHMGRFGPLVRTPLDAMAVPWNMEYSPGYMIFDAISRYFSPYQFNPMNWNPLLAMLRETIDFDRVRACDCIKLFVAATAVRTGKLRVFHTREMTPEAVMASACLPHVFQAVEIDGEPYWDGGYMGNPALFPLIYNCDASDIMIVQVNPLARDETPTTTPAILDRVNEISFNATLMREMRAIDFVSRLVAEHKLESDGHKPVRLHRVDVPEPMRHLSAASKLNAERSFLNQLHAWGREQADGWLADHRRDLGARSTIDIERDTT, encoded by the coding sequence GTGAGCGGCGATCCCATCCGCGTGAACCTGGCGCTTCAGGGCGGCGGCGCGCACGGCGCCTTCACCTGGGGCGTGCTGGACCGCCTGCTGGAGGAGCCGGACATCGTCATCGACGGCGTCAGCGGCACCTCGGCGGGGGCAATGAACGCCGCCGTGCTCGCGGACGGCATGGCGCGCGGCGGCAACCAGGGCGCGCGCGAGCGGCTGGCGCAGTTCTGGGACACCGTGATCCACATGGGCCGCTTCGGCCCGCTGGTGCGCACGCCGCTGGACGCCATGGCCGTGCCGTGGAACATGGAATACAGTCCCGGCTACATGATCTTCGACGCGATCAGCCGGTACTTTTCGCCCTATCAGTTCAATCCGATGAACTGGAACCCGCTGCTTGCGATGCTGCGGGAGACGATCGATTTCGACCGCGTGCGCGCCTGCGACTGCATCAAGCTTTTCGTCGCCGCCACGGCCGTGCGAACGGGCAAGCTGCGCGTCTTTCACACCCGCGAGATGACGCCCGAAGCCGTGATGGCCTCGGCCTGCCTGCCCCACGTGTTCCAGGCCGTGGAGATCGACGGCGAACCCTACTGGGACGGCGGCTACATGGGCAACCCGGCGCTGTTCCCGCTGATCTACAACTGCGACGCCAGCGACATCATGATCGTACAGGTCAATCCGCTGGCCCGCGACGAAACGCCCACGACCACCCCGGCCATCCTCGACCGCGTCAACGAGATCAGCTTCAACGCCACGCTCATGCGCGAGATGCGGGCGATCGACTTCGTCTCGCGCCTGGTGGCGGAGCACAAGCTGGAATCCGACGGGCACAAGCCCGTGCGCCTGCACCGCGTGGACGTGCCCGAGCCCATGCGCCACCTCTCCGCCGCCTCCAAGCTCAACGCCGAGCGCAGCTTCCTCAACCAGCTCCACGCCTGGGGCCGCGAGCAGGCCGACGGCTGGCTGGCGGACCATCGCCGCGACCTGGGCGCGCGCTCGACGATCGACATCGAGCGCGACACCACGTAA
- a CDS encoding CBS domain-containing protein — protein sequence MRVGDLPGLIADRDLAAVNDELTVLDAAEMMTDRHIGAVIALRAGRMSGIFTERDLMTRVVVPGLDVRTTCVADVMSRAVATVTVDEPVETCLSRMREGGFRHLPVVDADGEPFAMLSQRDFLTRDGESAALAFGTAG from the coding sequence ATGCGTGTGGGCGATCTGCCGGGCCTGATCGCGGACCGCGACCTGGCGGCCGTGAACGACGAGCTGACGGTGCTGGACGCGGCGGAGATGATGACCGACCGCCACATCGGCGCGGTCATTGCCCTGCGCGCGGGGCGGATGTCCGGCATCTTCACCGAACGCGACCTGATGACTCGCGTGGTGGTGCCGGGGCTGGACGTGCGCACGACCTGCGTGGCCGACGTCATGTCGCGCGCCGTGGCGACCGTGACCGTCGATGAGCCCGTCGAAACCTGCCTGTCCCGCATGCGCGAGGGCGGCTTTCGGCACCTCCCGGTCGTGGACGCGGACGGCGAACCCTTCGCCATGCTCTCCCAGCGCGACTTCCTCACCCGCGACGGCGAGTCCGCCGCGCTGGCGTTCGGCACGGCGGGGTAG
- a CDS encoding helix-turn-helix domain-containing protein, translating to MAGVDDVTDATVKEAFGARLRELRGHADLTRPQFAERVGKSPEAIRDIEIGKNSVRLPDAARFAAALGVSLPELTDLADLPRHDSEHRSALLAFVRTARAADAASIHLMRSYLRGLLAFLNAREG from the coding sequence ATGGCCGGTGTGGACGATGTGACCGATGCGACGGTGAAGGAGGCCTTCGGCGCGCGTCTGCGCGAGCTGCGTGGTCACGCCGACCTCACGCGCCCGCAGTTCGCCGAGCGCGTCGGCAAGTCGCCCGAGGCCATCCGCGACATCGAGATCGGCAAAAACAGCGTACGCCTGCCCGACGCCGCGCGCTTCGCCGCCGCCCTGGGCGTCAGCCTGCCGGAGCTGACGGACCTCGCCGACCTGCCCCGCCACGACAGCGAGCACCGTTCGGCCCTGCTGGCCTTTGTCCGCACCGCCCGCGCCGCCGACGCCGCAAGCATCCACCTCATGCGCAGCTACCTGCGCGGCCTGCTGGCCTTCCTGAACGCGCGAGAGGGGTGA
- a CDS encoding helix-turn-helix domain-containing protein, with protein sequence MVEKFPTECAEDRAFDAALGRTVATYREAVGMSRERLVAKMPITAGHLLAFERGNAGLTLSRVVALAEQLDADPLDLILEALVATRRLHHLPGSTTRLVHAIHQMHPAKREHVADIVALMG encoded by the coding sequence ATGGTCGAAAAGTTCCCAACCGAGTGCGCCGAGGACCGTGCCTTCGACGCCGCGCTGGGCCGCACCGTCGCCACCTACCGCGAGGCCGTGGGGATGAGCCGCGAACGGCTGGTCGCCAAGATGCCCATCACCGCCGGGCACCTGCTGGCCTTCGAACGCGGCAACGCCGGTTTGACGCTCAGCCGCGTCGTCGCCCTCGCCGAACAGCTCGACGCCGACCCCCTCGACCTCATCCTCGAAGCCCTGGTCGCCACCCGCCGCCTCCACCACCTGCCCGGCTCCACCACCCGCCTCGTCCACGCCATCCACCAAATGCACCCCGCCAAACGGGAGCACGTGGCGGACATCGTCGCGCTGATGGGGTGA
- a CDS encoding HigA family addiction module antitoxin → MRMKTPPHPGRIVRQECLEPLGLTVTEAARVLGVNRNTLNNLVNEKAGISPEMAVRLSKAFGSTPRTWLSLQMEHDLARAEAAADSIDIAPVARPDAEAAESGQRDPGRT, encoded by the coding sequence ATGCGCATGAAGACCCCGCCGCATCCGGGCCGCATCGTGCGGCAGGAATGCTTGGAGCCGTTGGGCCTCACGGTGACGGAGGCCGCGCGGGTGCTGGGCGTGAACCGCAACACGCTGAACAACCTCGTCAACGAGAAGGCCGGGATTTCGCCGGAAATGGCGGTGCGGCTTTCCAAGGCGTTCGGCAGCACACCGCGCACCTGGCTGAGCTTGCAGATGGAACACGATCTCGCACGCGCCGAGGCCGCAGCGGACAGCATCGACATCGCGCCCGTCGCGCGGCCGGACGCCGAGGCGGCGGAGAGCGGTCAGCGCGACCCCGGCCGGACTTGA
- a CDS encoding type II toxin-antitoxin system RelE/ParE family toxin — protein MLSRLHALKGDYRGFWAITVRANWRIVFTFAEDGVRDVDFVDYH, from the coding sequence TTGTTATCTCGCCTGCACGCGCTGAAGGGCGATTACCGGGGCTTCTGGGCGATCACGGTTCGCGCGAACTGGCGGATCGTGTTCACGTTCGCGGAAGACGGCGTTCGAGACGTGGATTTCGTCGATTATCATTAG
- a CDS encoding SIR2 family protein, with product MSLQIENENSLNAALKSNVNLFLGAGFSKLSEDANNQTLPLGSELKDELITKFGFPEHYGNLNLDQISQILRTKHDEHFMKYLINRHKVKNFSEKYYNLKNISISSIFTTNIDDLIYKVFFDISEYYIHDLSLRGPSLSSGYAVNFVPLHGTVNHVRPSLTFSSEDLASAFSEDPDQWHFLKQKIREMPTIFCGYSLSDASTLKVLSDKFGNIGGNNAKWILVTDLRDEVVDFYRSFGFNIISGDIEDLLDYFSRVNANKVIKQNVSSTSIQFPDEKIPSIEEVQFVRPLHNFFNGAKPVWSDIYSGKIAEISHLDKLIDDIDGNNNSILIGLPASGKTTMLMQAAAYTSNEKHKLMADYMPVEHAHQIVQKLNGEPAIIYLDQLSDSVEAFNFIKNKNNIQVIATEREYNYEIVSHLVDKSGCKLRNITELSDRDRQKVYDSLPEDLKVGNMKDPKMEGDKEPSLFEMVDANIKTQSIKRRYRSVISELNSKYPKLAKLFVMICYVHMTRAPVSFDMILSFVRSEGYGIDDIQGLIEQLGEFVVDYDGPWVDTEQDHFFPRSSWVSEVILDQVPQELLKNVLKQFHYNLSPIRIARFDVFQRRAFDAELYVRAFKSADEGEEFYRFLSEKYDNPFIYQQAALFLAEKRAFRRAFRWIDEAIRRTGGRVRSIRHSHAIILFKANIGADEEEENVRETLDKSMEIIRDCYFYDKRKTYHVVTFAEQALQYFERYGDEKSKEYLRTGKEWLEEESRKKPWHRNVKRLMVKVNGALLRVEG from the coding sequence ATGAGCCTTCAGATCGAAAATGAAAACAGCCTTAACGCAGCCCTGAAAAGCAACGTAAATTTATTTCTTGGTGCGGGTTTTTCTAAGCTTTCTGAGGATGCAAATAATCAAACCCTTCCACTGGGTTCTGAACTCAAAGACGAGCTAATAACTAAATTCGGGTTTCCAGAACATTACGGGAATCTCAACTTAGATCAAATATCTCAGATATTGCGTACTAAACATGACGAACATTTTATGAAATACCTCATAAATCGCCACAAGGTAAAAAATTTCTCCGAAAAATATTATAATTTGAAAAACATATCTATAAGCTCCATTTTTACGACGAATATAGATGATTTAATTTATAAAGTTTTTTTTGATATATCAGAATACTATATTCACGACCTTTCGCTTCGCGGGCCGTCGTTGTCGTCTGGATACGCTGTCAACTTTGTGCCTCTTCATGGCACAGTTAATCATGTTAGGCCAAGTTTAACGTTCTCGTCCGAAGATTTGGCGTCTGCGTTTTCTGAGGATCCTGATCAGTGGCATTTTTTGAAGCAAAAAATTCGGGAAATGCCGACAATTTTCTGTGGGTACAGTTTGTCTGACGCTAGTACGTTGAAAGTATTGTCCGATAAATTTGGAAATATCGGCGGCAACAATGCCAAATGGATACTTGTTACTGATTTGAGAGATGAAGTGGTTGATTTTTACAGAAGTTTCGGGTTCAACATTATTAGCGGCGATATTGAAGATTTGTTAGATTATTTTTCGAGGGTTAATGCAAATAAGGTCATTAAGCAAAATGTATCTAGCACAAGTATTCAGTTCCCAGACGAAAAAATACCAAGTATTGAAGAGGTTCAATTTGTTCGGCCGTTGCATAATTTTTTCAACGGCGCAAAACCCGTCTGGTCTGATATATATTCGGGTAAAATCGCTGAAATCAGTCATCTGGATAAGTTAATAGATGACATTGATGGGAACAATAATTCGATACTGATTGGTCTTCCAGCGAGTGGGAAAACAACTATGCTGATGCAGGCAGCGGCATATACGTCAAACGAAAAACATAAGTTAATGGCGGATTATATGCCTGTCGAACATGCGCATCAAATTGTTCAAAAATTAAATGGTGAACCAGCGATAATATACTTGGATCAGTTGTCCGATAGCGTAGAAGCGTTTAATTTTATAAAGAATAAAAATAATATACAAGTAATTGCTACAGAAAGAGAGTATAATTACGAGATTGTATCTCATTTAGTTGATAAAAGCGGATGCAAGCTGAGAAATATAACCGAATTATCTGATCGAGATCGTCAGAAAGTCTACGATAGTCTTCCCGAAGATCTTAAAGTTGGCAATATGAAAGATCCAAAAATGGAGGGCGATAAGGAGCCCTCTCTTTTTGAGATGGTCGATGCAAATATTAAAACGCAGTCGATCAAACGTCGCTATAGAAGTGTGATTAGTGAATTGAATAGTAAATACCCGAAATTAGCAAAATTATTTGTTATGATTTGTTACGTACACATGACAAGGGCGCCTGTTTCGTTTGACATGATTCTATCTTTTGTTCGTAGTGAAGGGTATGGTATTGATGATATTCAGGGGCTGATAGAACAGCTTGGGGAGTTTGTGGTTGACTATGATGGGCCGTGGGTGGATACAGAACAGGATCACTTTTTTCCAAGGTCTAGTTGGGTTTCAGAGGTGATTTTGGATCAGGTTCCTCAAGAATTGCTTAAGAATGTTTTAAAGCAATTTCATTATAACTTGTCGCCGATACGTATTGCTAGGTTTGATGTGTTTCAGCGGCGAGCATTTGATGCGGAATTATACGTTCGGGCGTTTAAGAGCGCTGATGAAGGGGAAGAATTTTATCGGTTCCTTTCAGAAAAATACGACAATCCGTTTATTTATCAGCAGGCTGCTCTGTTTCTCGCGGAAAAACGAGCTTTTCGGAGAGCGTTTAGGTGGATTGATGAGGCGATCCGTCGGACAGGCGGCCGTGTAAGGTCGATAAGGCATTCTCATGCAATAATATTGTTCAAAGCGAATATTGGTGCGGATGAGGAAGAGGAGAATGTTCGAGAAACATTGGATAAGAGCATGGAAATCATTCGTGATTGTTATTTTTACGACAAAAGAAAGACATATCACGTAGTGACATTCGCGGAGCAAGCGCTTCAATATTTCGAGCGATACGGTGATGAGAAAAGTAAAGAGTATCTGAGGACAGGTAAGGAATGGTTAGAGGAGGAGTCACGAAAAAAGCCTTGGCATAGGAACGTAAAAAGATTAATGGTGAAAGTAAATGGCGCGTTGCTGCGCGTGGAGGGATAG
- a CDS encoding error-prone DNA polymerase: MTADLAVTTNFSFLRGASHPDELVVAARALGLSAIGVADRNTVAGVVRAHTAAREHDLPLLVGARLVLRDGPEVICYPTDRAAWGRLCRLLTRGKRRAPKGDCWLDLADLPAHAEGQLAIVVPPDGPEPDQTFADALAFLGATFPGACYLGARVALDGWDARRLAALDELENKTGMPLVALGDAAMHTPARKPLMDVLTCIREGCTIDEAGRRLAKNAEAHLKSPERLGELFRDRPDALARTEEIAARVHFSLDELSYEYPEESAGRSRPPQAELEHLTWQGARGRYPDGVPERVQDTLRRELELIGQLGYAPYFLTVFDLVRFARSRGILCQGRGSAANSAVCYCLGITAVDPARMDLLFERFVSAERGEPPDIDVDFEHERREEVIQYIYAKYGRERAGIAATVICYRRRGAIREVGKAMGLSADTIAALAGGVWGRDGEGGDAEGLRALGLNPDDPRLAQTLALIEEIQGFPRHLSQHVGGFCMTRGRLDAVVPVANAAMDGRTMIEWDKDDLEALGMLKVDVLSLGMLTCIRKAFDLLAEYHGARHGLATVPEGDAGVYDMLSRADSLGVFQVESRAQMNMLPRLQPRAFYDLVIEVAIVRPGPIQGDMVHPYLRRRNGREDVAYPGEALKRVLGKTLGVPLFQEQAMQIAITAAGFTPSEADRLRRAMATFRRHGTVHHFHERLVEGMAARGYDRAFAERCYKQIEGFGTYGFPESHAASFALLVYVSAWLKHHYPAAFACALLNSQPMGFYAPAQIVRDAREHGVTVRPVDVNRSGWDCTLEPSEDGQALRLGLRQVVGLGEAAGRAVEAARGNGYPDVHTLWRRTGLDAGALEALANADAFGSLGLDRRHALWAVKGLPDARPLPLFDGLDAGERGPEPEVRLPELSEGENVAEDYASLRMTLRAHPVSFLRDGLREAGFVPTEALWDIEPKRRVQVAGLVLVRQRPGSAKGVIFATLEDESGIANIVLWPGVFAQYRQTFLQASLLGLRGPIQRDGLVIHLVAEQLWDLTDRLATLQSPTFANSLAHADEVKHPGPEPVYPSRDFH, translated from the coding sequence ATGACCGCCGACCTCGCCGTGACGACCAACTTCAGCTTCCTGCGCGGCGCCTCGCACCCGGACGAGCTGGTGGTGGCGGCGCGCGCGCTCGGGCTCTCGGCCATCGGGGTCGCCGACCGCAACACCGTGGCGGGCGTGGTGCGCGCGCACACGGCCGCGCGCGAGCATGACCTCCCGTTGCTGGTGGGCGCGCGGCTGGTGTTGCGCGACGGGCCGGAGGTCATCTGCTACCCGACGGATCGCGCCGCCTGGGGCCGGCTGTGCCGCCTGCTCACGCGCGGCAAGCGGCGCGCGCCCAAGGGCGACTGCTGGCTCGACCTCGCCGACCTGCCCGCCCACGCCGAGGGCCAGCTCGCCATCGTCGTGCCGCCCGACGGCCCGGAACCGGACCAGACCTTCGCCGACGCCCTCGCCTTCCTCGGCGCCACCTTCCCCGGCGCCTGCTACCTGGGCGCGCGCGTCGCCCTCGACGGCTGGGACGCACGCCGCCTCGCCGCGCTGGACGAGCTAGAGAACAAAACAGGAATGCCGTTGGTGGCGCTGGGCGATGCGGCCATGCACACGCCCGCGCGCAAGCCGCTGATGGATGTGCTGACCTGCATCCGCGAGGGCTGCACGATCGACGAGGCTGGCCGGCGGCTGGCGAAGAACGCGGAAGCCCACCTCAAGTCGCCCGAGCGCCTGGGCGAGCTGTTCCGCGACCGCCCCGACGCCCTCGCCCGCACCGAGGAAATCGCCGCGCGCGTCCACTTTTCCCTGGACGAGCTGTCCTACGAGTACCCCGAGGAAAGCGCCGGCCGCTCGCGCCCGCCGCAGGCCGAGCTGGAACACCTCACCTGGCAGGGCGCGCGCGGCCGCTACCCGGACGGCGTGCCCGAGCGCGTGCAGGACACCCTGCGCCGCGAGCTGGAGCTGATCGGGCAGCTCGGCTACGCGCCCTACTTCCTGACGGTCTTCGACCTCGTCCGCTTCGCGCGCTCGCGCGGCATCCTGTGCCAGGGGCGCGGTTCCGCGGCCAATTCGGCGGTGTGCTACTGCCTGGGCATCACCGCCGTCGATCCCGCGCGCATGGACCTGTTGTTCGAGCGCTTCGTCTCCGCCGAGCGCGGCGAGCCGCCCGACATCGACGTCGATTTCGAGCACGAGCGCCGCGAGGAGGTCATCCAGTACATCTACGCCAAGTACGGCCGCGAGCGCGCGGGGATCGCCGCCACCGTCATCTGCTACCGCCGGCGCGGCGCCATCCGCGAGGTGGGCAAGGCCATGGGCCTGTCCGCCGACACCATCGCCGCGCTGGCCGGCGGCGTCTGGGGCCGCGACGGCGAGGGCGGCGACGCCGAGGGCCTGCGCGCGCTGGGCCTGAACCCGGACGACCCGCGCCTCGCGCAGACCCTGGCGCTGATCGAGGAAATCCAGGGCTTCCCGCGCCACCTCTCGCAGCACGTGGGCGGCTTCTGCATGACGCGCGGGCGGCTGGACGCGGTCGTGCCCGTCGCCAACGCGGCGATGGACGGGCGCACGATGATCGAATGGGACAAGGACGACCTGGAAGCGCTGGGCATGCTCAAGGTCGATGTGCTCAGCCTCGGCATGCTCACCTGCATCCGCAAGGCGTTCGATTTGCTGGCCGAGTACCACGGCGCGCGCCACGGCCTCGCCACGGTGCCGGAGGGCGACGCGGGGGTGTACGACATGCTCTCGCGCGCGGACTCCCTTGGCGTCTTCCAGGTGGAAAGCCGGGCGCAGATGAACATGCTGCCGCGCCTGCAACCGCGCGCGTTCTACGACCTCGTCATCGAGGTGGCGATCGTCCGCCCCGGCCCCATTCAGGGCGACATGGTCCACCCCTACCTGCGCCGGCGCAACGGCCGGGAGGACGTCGCCTACCCCGGCGAGGCGCTGAAGCGCGTGCTGGGCAAGACGCTGGGCGTGCCGCTGTTCCAGGAGCAGGCGATGCAGATCGCCATCACGGCCGCGGGCTTCACGCCCAGCGAGGCCGACCGGCTGCGCCGTGCCATGGCGACCTTCCGCCGCCACGGCACGGTGCACCACTTCCACGAACGGCTGGTGGAGGGCATGGCCGCGCGCGGCTACGACCGCGCCTTCGCCGAGCGCTGCTACAAGCAGATCGAGGGCTTCGGCACCTACGGCTTTCCCGAGAGCCACGCCGCCAGCTTCGCGCTGCTGGTCTACGTCTCGGCGTGGCTGAAGCACCACTATCCGGCGGCCTTTGCGTGCGCGCTCTTGAACAGCCAGCCCATGGGCTTCTACGCGCCCGCCCAGATCGTGCGCGACGCGCGCGAGCACGGCGTCACCGTGCGCCCAGTGGACGTGAACCGCTCCGGCTGGGACTGCACGCTGGAACCCTCGGAAGACGGCCAGGCGCTGCGGCTCGGGCTGCGGCAGGTGGTGGGCCTGGGCGAAGCGGCGGGGCGCGCGGTCGAGGCGGCGCGCGGCAACGGCTACCCGGACGTGCACACGCTCTGGCGGCGCACCGGCCTCGACGCGGGCGCGCTGGAGGCGCTGGCGAACGCGGACGCCTTCGGCTCGCTGGGGTTGGACCGGCGGCACGCGCTCTGGGCGGTGAAGGGGCTTCCGGACGCGCGGCCGCTGCCGCTGTTCGACGGCCTGGACGCGGGCGAGCGCGGGCCGGAGCCCGAGGTGCGGCTGCCCGAGCTGTCCGAGGGCGAGAACGTGGCCGAGGACTACGCCAGCCTGCGCATGACGCTGCGCGCCCATCCCGTCAGCTTCCTGCGCGATGGGCTGCGCGAGGCGGGCTTCGTGCCCACCGAGGCGCTGTGGGACATCGAGCCGAAGCGCCGCGTGCAGGTGGCGGGGCTGGTGCTGGTGCGCCAGCGCCCCGGCAGCGCGAAGGGCGTGATCTTCGCCACGCTGGAGGACGAAAGCGGCATCGCGAACATCGTGCTCTGGCCCGGCGTGTTCGCGCAGTATCGCCAAACCTTCCTGCAAGCCAGCCTGCTGGGCTTGCGCGGCCCCATCCAGCGCGACGGCCTCGTCATCCACCTCGTCGCCGAACAGCTCTGGGATCTCACCGACCGCCTCGCCACGCTCCAGTCTCCAACCTTCGCCAATTCCCTCGCCCACGCCGACGAGGTCAAACACCCCGGCCCGGAGCCGGTGTACCCCTCACGGGATTTTCATTGA
- a CDS encoding type II toxin-antitoxin system VapC family toxin, whose product MIRIIDSSVFIKWFIAEQAHEAAFAWLDDETTFMAPSLLVCEIANIAWKKVRRGDIDADDGYRLVFRCGGGRIELIPDETLSLTAWRISRALDHPAYDCFFLAAAEVANAHLLTADKRLCAAVANTEYEPYVRDVVTG is encoded by the coding sequence ATGATTCGGATTATCGATAGCTCCGTTTTCATCAAATGGTTCATCGCGGAGCAGGCCCACGAGGCGGCATTCGCTTGGCTGGATGACGAAACCACCTTCATGGCGCCGAGCCTGCTGGTGTGCGAAATCGCCAATATTGCCTGGAAAAAAGTCCGGCGCGGCGACATCGATGCGGACGACGGCTATCGTCTCGTTTTCCGATGTGGGGGCGGCCGGATCGAACTGATTCCCGACGAAACCCTGTCCCTGACGGCGTGGCGCATCAGCCGTGCCCTGGACCATCCAGCCTACGATTGCTTTTTCCTGGCAGCCGCGGAAGTGGCGAATGCACATCTGCTGACCGCCGACAAACGACTATGTGCGGCCGTCGCAAACACCGAATACGAGCCGTATGTCCGCGACGTCGTGACCGGCTGA
- a CDS encoding FitA-like ribbon-helix-helix domain-containing protein: protein MATLTIRDLDEATIERLKARAKAHNRSLEAEVRDLITASANTPNWASFRREAERIAAKTAQRPQSDSVELIRADRDNDSDYR from the coding sequence ATGGCCACGCTGACCATTCGCGATCTGGACGAAGCGACCATCGAGCGCTTGAAGGCGCGCGCGAAGGCGCACAACCGCTCGCTGGAAGCCGAGGTCCGCGACCTGATCACTGCATCGGCGAACACACCCAATTGGGCGAGCTTTCGCCGCGAGGCCGAGCGGATCGCCGCCAAGACAGCCCAGCGCCCCCAGTCCGACAGCGTCGAGTTGATCCGCGCGGACCGCGACAATGATTCGGATTATCGATAG
- a CDS encoding antitoxin — translation MGESAIARLFRNGRSQAVRLPSAFRFEGDRVRVRRVGRGVLLEPMFTDAGAWFAALDEAGGDAPFMAEGRAQPAAPRRDMFA, via the coding sequence ATGGGTGAGTCCGCGATCGCCAGGCTGTTCCGCAACGGCCGCAGCCAGGCCGTCCGGCTGCCCAGCGCCTTCCGCTTCGAGGGCGACCGGGTGCGCGTTCGCCGCGTCGGGCGCGGGGTGCTGCTGGAGCCCATGTTCACCGACGCGGGTGCGTGGTTCGCCGCGCTGGACGAGGCCGGTGGCGACGCCCCCTTCATGGCCGAGGGCCGCGCCCAGCCAGCCGCGCCGCGGCGCGACATGTTCGCATGA
- a CDS encoding Y-family DNA polymerase, with protein MTRRVVSLWLPRFATERRRADPGCPWVLARGDGDRLTVAAVDARAAAAGLTPGLPLAEARAQVPDLLSEPHDPAADARALHRLAAWCGRYTPWTAPDGGHDSAGAAGVLLDVTGCAHLFGGEAALLADLLARLHDLGLSARAGLAGTVGAAWALARFAGETAAICPEGGEHDALAPLPPEALRIAPAQAGMLHRLGLTRLEALCAIPPETLAPRVGRTVAQRLDQALGRAGEPVTPIAPAPPLRVRRAFAEPIGRREDIRAAMEELAAALARRLETDQQGARRLALTLYRVDGSLQTVAVGTSRASREPAHLTRLLHERLDELDAGFGVEVATLAATAVERFTAAQAGLGTGRERDDLAALIDRLTARLGEGAVARPHPRDTHTPERAVTWMPPLSRPGADAWPAVPPRPVRLFYPAPRLDVRGYTSDGRPRALHWGGLDHRVAAAEGLERLSPAWWRAPEAAPRDHLRLETDAGRRLWAARHGERWSVQGVFG; from the coding sequence ATGACGCGACGGGTCGTTTCGCTCTGGCTGCCCCGCTTCGCGACCGAGCGGCGGCGGGCTGATCCTGGCTGTCCCTGGGTGCTGGCGCGCGGCGACGGCGACCGCCTCACCGTGGCGGCCGTGGACGCGCGCGCGGCGGCGGCGGGCCTCACCCCCGGCCTGCCGCTGGCGGAGGCGCGCGCCCAGGTGCCGGACCTGCTCAGCGAGCCCCACGACCCGGCGGCGGACGCGCGGGCTTTGCACCGCCTGGCGGCGTGGTGCGGGCGCTACACGCCGTGGACGGCGCCCGACGGCGGCCACGACAGTGCCGGCGCGGCGGGCGTGCTGCTGGACGTCACGGGCTGCGCCCACCTGTTCGGCGGCGAGGCGGCGTTGCTGGCCGACCTCCTGGCGCGCCTGCATGACCTGGGCCTGAGCGCCCGCGCGGGCCTGGCGGGCACCGTGGGCGCGGCCTGGGCGCTGGCGCGGTTTGCTGGCGAGACGGCCGCGATCTGCCCCGAGGGCGGCGAGCACGACGCCCTGGCGCCGCTGCCGCCGGAAGCGCTGCGCATCGCCCCGGCGCAGGCGGGGATGCTGCACCGCCTGGGGCTGACGCGCCTGGAGGCGCTGTGCGCCATCCCGCCCGAAACCCTGGCGCCGCGCGTGGGCCGAACCGTGGCGCAGCGGCTGGATCAGGCCCTGGGGCGCGCGGGCGAGCCGGTGACCCCCATCGCCCCCGCGCCGCCGCTGCGCGTGCGCCGCGCCTTCGCCGAGCCCATCGGGCGGCGCGAGGACATCCGGGCGGCGATGGAAGAGCTGGCGGCCGCCCTCGCCCGCCGGCTGGAGACGGACCAACAGGGCGCGCGCCGGCTGGCGCTGACGCTCTACCGCGTGGACGGCTCGCTGCAGACCGTGGCCGTGGGCACCAGCCGTGCCAGCCGCGAGCCCGCCCATCTGACGCGCCTGCTGCACGAGCGTCTGGACGAACTGGACGCCGGCTTCGGCGTGGAGGTCGCGACCCTGGCGGCGACGGCGGTGGAGCGCTTCACCGCCGCGCAGGCCGGGCTGGGCACCGGGCGCGAGCGCGACGACCTCGCCGCGCTGATCGACCGCCTGACCGCCCGCCTGGGCGAGGGCGCGGTGGCGCGCCCGCACCCGCGCGACACCCACACGCCCGAGCGCGCCGTGACCTGGATGCCGCCGCTCTCGCGGCCCGGTGCGGATGCCTGGCCGGCCGTGCCGCCGCGCCCCGTGCGGCTCTTCTACCCCGCCCCGCGCCTGGACGTGAGGGGGTACACGTCCGACGGCCGGCCGCGCGCGCTGCACTGGGGCGGGCTGGACCACCGCGTCGCCGCCGCCGAGGGCCTGGAGCGCCTGAGCCCGGCGTGGTGGCGCGCCCCCGAGGCCGCCCCGCGCGATCACCTGCGCCTGGAAACCGACGCCGGCCGCCGCCTCTGGGCCGCCCGCCACGGCGAGCGGTGGAGCGTGCAGGGGGTGTTCGGGTGA